A genome region from Sebastes umbrosus isolate fSebUmb1 chromosome 22, fSebUmb1.pri, whole genome shotgun sequence includes the following:
- the LOC119482054 gene encoding dynactin subunit 1-like isoform X8 translates to MALNRRHSSTPRLTSPLISKMSSAGTVENVKPPKIGSIVEVTGKGQRGTVAYIGATLFASGKWVGVILDDAKGKNDGTVQGKRYFTCEENHGIFVRQSQLQVVEDGSSATSPDTPESTTSKIPRQKDIPETPRTTKQASRESLASSLSGDVSEAGLSSHQGALVAPVMPQPGGSAAAAAGPATPTKVEPAVSKQEEESMRAQVKDLEEKLETLKMKRTEDKAKLKELEKYKIQLEQLQEWKNKMQEQQAELQKQLKEAKKDAREAQEAKDHYMEEMSDTADAIEMATLDKEMAEERAESLQVEVDTMKEKVEELSMDLEIIRHEISEKGSDGAASSYHVKQLEEQNGRLKEALVRMRDLSTSEKQEHVKLQKQMEKKNTELETLRTQKEKLQDEVKQAEATIDELKEQVDAALGSEEMVETLTERNLDLEEKVRELRETVTDLEAINEMNDELQENGRETEMELREQVDLSSAKVREAEKRVEAAQETVADYQQTISKYRDLTASLQDANRELISQQNANAEQVQQPPAELFDFKIKFAETKAYAKAIEMELRKMEVSQSNRQVSLLTAFMPDSFLHHGGDHDCILVLLLIPRLICKAELISKQAQEKFDLNGNVAPGTGLRGPPGEQRSFASGLVYSLSLLQATLHKYEQALNTCSVEVFKRMGTLYSEMSFHERSLDYFIDLLHKDQLDETVQVEPLTKAIKYYQQLYSVHLSDHTEDCTVQLADHIKFTQNVLDCMGVEVARLRAFLAAGQESSGLAVLLKDLDTSCSDVKQFCKKIRRRMPGTDVVGVPAALNFGPQVSESLTECRRQQTRVVAVLQEVAAAGAQMIAPLAEQEGLNALKLEDIACKAVEQVYGSHGLNGPECLRQSCGSVITTMNKMATAMQEGEYDADKPQGKTPPVETRASTVRAEMTDAEGLGVKLEDRETVIKEVKKSLKIKGEELSEANVRLSLLEKKLDTSTKDADERVEKIQTKLDENLALLKKKEKEFEETMDALQADIDQLEAEKAELKQRISNQSKMTIEGLRAPPASGIASIVQGSAGAGLPPSLGGPVQVVDSPLLRQQVETQRLGIKHLKNENNRLKAEKMRAQLASLPPLCPPRLPQASKESSMPPEGLNTGIYRRTDQLLATLLKLSSEVKVVDITGKTAVSAGAQLMEQTARLQNLSDALDKLKGEVAEHVVSNQFGAKASSDFATFPVSSFVKAKEEKQGGTVFVGRVTIPCTRGQEQVHRLVLSQQQLQKVHCLLMA, encoded by the exons ATGGCTTTAAACAGGCGACATTCTTCTACCCCCCGG CTGACCAGCCCACTGATCAGCAAGATGAGCAGCGCAGGAACGGTGGAGAATGTGAAACCTCCAAAG aTTGGCTCCATAGTGGAGGTGACAGGGAAGGGTCAGCGCGGTACTGTCGCCTATATCGGCGCCACTCTCTTTGCCTCTGGGAAATGGGTGGGTGTCATTCTGGATGACGCCAAAGGCAAGAACGATGGCACCGTGCAGGGGAAACGCTACTTCACCTGTGAGGAAAATCACGGGATATTTGTCAGACAGTCCCAG CTCCAGGTGGTGGAAGACGGCTCCAGCGCCACCTCACCAGACACTCCTGAATCCACCACTTCAAAGATACCCAGACAAAAAG ACATTCCTGAGACTCCCAGAACAACCAAGCAG GCGTCTCGCGAGAGCCTTGCGTCCTCTCTGTCTGGTGATGTCAGTGAGGCGGGCCTGTCCTCCCACCAGGGTGCGCTGGTGGCTCCCGTCATGCCACAGCCCGGCGGGTCGGCTGCAGCAGCGGCAGGCCCGGCTACTCCAACCAAG GTGGAACCTGCCGTTTCCAAGCAG GAGGAGGAATCGATGCGAGCTCAGGTCAAGGACCTGGAGGAGAAGCTGGAGACGCTGAAGATGAAGCGAACGGAGGACAAAGCCAAGCTGAAGGAGCTCGAGAAGTACAAGATCCAGCTGGAGCAGCTCCAGGAGTGGAAGAACAAAATGCAGGAGCAGCAGGCCGAGCTGCAGAAACAACTCAAAGAGGCCAAGAAG GACGCCCGCGAGGCACAGGAGGCCAAGGATCACTACATGGAGGAGATGTCCGACACGGCAGACGCCATAGAGATGGCCACGCTGGACAAAGAGATGGCCGAAGAGCGGGCGGAGTCGCTGCAAGTGGAGGTGGACACGATGAAAGAGAAGGTGGAGGAGCTCTCCATGGACCTGGAGATCATTAGACATGAGATTTCGGAGAAAG GCTCAGATGGAGCCGCCTCAAGTTACCATGTCAAACAACTGGAGGAGCAGAATGGCAGACTAAAGGAGGCATTGGTTCG GATGCGCGACCTGTCTACGTCAGAGAAGCAGGAGCACGTGAAGCTGCAGAAGCAGATGGAGAAGAAGAACACTGAGCTGGAGACTCTGAGGACTCAGAAGGAGAAACTGCAGGACGAGGTCAAGCAGGCGGAGGCGACTATCGACGAGCTGAAGGAGCAG GTGGATGCTGCTCTGGGGTCAgaggagatggtggagaccCTGACGGAGAGGAACCTTGATCTGGAGGAGAAAGTCAGAGAGCTGAGAGAAACTGTCACTGATTTG GAGGCCATCAACGAGATGAACGATGAGCTCCAGGAGAACGGCCGGGAGACGGAAATGGAGCTGAGGGAGCAGGTGGACCTGAGCTCAGCAAAGGTCAGAGAGGCTGAAAAAAGGGTGGAGGCCGCCCAGGAGACGGTAGCTGATTACCAGCAGACCATCAGCAAGTACAGAGATCTCACCGCCAGCCTACAG GACGCCAACAGAGAGCTGATCAGCCAGCAGAATGCGAATGCCGAACAAGTTCAGCAACCGCCTGCCGAACTGTTTGACTTCAAGATTAAGTTTGCAGAGACCAAGGCTTATGCCAAG GCCATTGAGATGGAGCTGAGGAAAATGGAAGTGTCCCAGTCAAACAGACAGGTATCCCTCCTCACCGCCTTCATGCCGGACTCCTTCCTCCATCACGGCGGAGATCACGACTGCATCCTGGTCCTTCTGCTCATCCCCAGGCTCATCTGCAAG GCTGAGCTGATCAGTAAACAGGCCCAGGAGAAGTTTGACCTGAATGGGAACGTGGCCCCGGGGACGGGGCTCAGAGGGCCTCCAGGAGAACAGCGCAGCTTCGCCTCAGGACTGGTCTACTCCCTCAGCCTGCTGCAGGCCACTCTGCACAAATATGAACA GGCTCTGAACACCTGCAGCGTGGAGGTTTTTAAGCGCATGGGCACACTCTACTCCGAAATGAGCTTCCACGAGCGCTCTCTGGATTATTTCATCGACCTGCTGCACAAAGATCAGCTAGATGAGACCGTTCAAGTGGAACCTCTGACGAAGGCCATCAAGTACTATCAG CAACTGTACAGCGTCCATCTTTCAGACCACACTGAAGACTGCACAGTGCAGCTGGCTGACCACATTAAG TTTACCCAGAATGTCCTGGACTGCATGGGGGTGGAGGTGGCTCGTCTGCGGGCCTTCCTGGCGGCGGGTCAGGAGAGCTCCGGCCTCGCGGTCCTTCTGAAGGACCTGGACACTTCCTGCTCCGATGTCAAACAGTTCTGCAAGAAGATCCGCCGCCGCATGCCTGGAACAGACGTAGTCGGAGTGCCCGCCGCTCTCAATTTTGGACCACAG GTGTCGGAGTCGCTGACGGAGTGCAGGCGCCAGCAGACCCGCGTGGTGGCGGTGCTGCAGGAGGTGGCTGCAGCCGGAGCTCAGATGATCGCTCCGCTGGCAGAACAGGAAGGGCTCAACGCTCTCAAACTGGAGGATATTGCCTGCAAGGCCGTGGAGCAG GTGTACGGCTCTCACGGCCTGAACGGCCCAGAGTGTCTGCGTCAGTCCTGCGGCTCCGTCATCACCACCATGAACAAGATGGCCACCGCCATGCAGGAAGGAGAGTACGATGCTGACAAACCACAGGGAAAG ACTCCTCCGGTGGAGACGAGAGCATCCACCGTCAGGGCCGAGATGACGGACGCCGAGGGTCTGGGAGTTAAACTGGAAGACAGGGAGACGGTCATCAAGGAGGTCAAGAAGTCCCTCAAGATCAAG GGCGAGGAGCTGAGCGAGGCCAACGTCCGTCTGAGCCTGCTGGAGAAGAAGCTGGACACCTCCACCAAAGACGCGGACGAACGGGTGGAGAAGATTCAGACCAAACTGGACGAGAACCTCGCCCTgctgaagaagaaagaaaa GGAGTTTGAGGAGACGATGGATGCCCTGCAGGCTGATATCGACCAGCTGGAGGCAGAGAAGGCAGAGCTGAAACAACGCATCAGTAACCAATCGAAGATGACCATCGAAGGCCTGAGAGCACCGCCTGCCTCTGGAATTGCCTCAATTGTTCAGGGATCTGCAGGAG CAGGTCTGCCTCCATCCCTGGGGGGACCGGTCCAGGTGGTGGACTCCCCTCTCCTCAGGCAGCAGGTTGAAACCCAGAGACTGGGCATTAAACACCTCAAGAATGAAAACAACAGACTCAAG GCGGAGAAGATGAGAGCCCAGCTGGCCTCCCTGCCTCCACTTTGCCCTCCCAGACTACCGCAAGCGTCCAAAGAAAGCTCCATGCCACCAGAGGGACTAAACACGGGCATCTATCGCAGGACCGACCAACTGCTGGCGACCCTGCTCAAgctgagttcagaggtcaaagtGGTGGACATCACTGGGAAGACAGCAG TCAGCGCCGGCGCCCAGCTGATGGAGCAGACGGCTCGACTGCAGAACCTCAGCGACGCTCTGGACAAACTCAAG GGAGAAGTAGCTGAACACGTAGTCTCTAATCAGTTCGGAGCTAAGGCTTCCTCTGACTTCGCCACCTTCCCCGTCTCCTCTTTTGTCAAG GCTAAGGAAGAGAAGCAGGGAGGAACAGTGTTTGTAGGACGCGTCACCATCCCGTGCACCCGTGGCCAGGAACAAGTCCACCGCCTCGTCCTgtcgcagcagcagctgcagaaagTGCACTGCCTCCTCATGGCCTAA
- the LOC119482054 gene encoding dynactin subunit 1-like isoform X7, with the protein MALNRRHSSTPRLTSPLISKMSSAGTVENVKPPKIGSIVEVTGKGQRGTVAYIGATLFASGKWVGVILDDAKGKNDGTVQGKRYFTCEENHGIFVRQSQLQVVEDGSSATSPDTPESTTSKIPRQKDIPETPRTTKQTPASVKKASRESLASSLSGDVSEAGLSSHQGALVAPVMPQPGGSAAAAAGPATPTKVEPAVSKQEEESMRAQVKDLEEKLETLKMKRTEDKAKLKELEKYKIQLEQLQEWKNKMQEQQAELQKQLKEAKKDAREAQEAKDHYMEEMSDTADAIEMATLDKEMAEERAESLQVEVDTMKEKVEELSMDLEIIRHEISEKGSDGAASSYHVKQLEEQNGRLKEALVRMRDLSTSEKQEHVKLQKQMEKKNTELETLRTQKEKLQDEVKQAEATIDELKEQVDAALGSEEMVETLTERNLDLEEKVRELRETVTDLEAINEMNDELQENGRETEMELREQVDLSSAKVREAEKRVEAAQETVADYQQTISKYRDLTASLQDANRELISQQNANAEQVQQPPAELFDFKIKFAETKAYAKAIEMELRKMEVSQSNRQVSLLTAFMPDSFLHHGGDHDCILVLLLIPRLICKAELISKQAQEKFDLNGNVAPGTGLRGPPGEQRSFASGLVYSLSLLQATLHKYEQALNTCSVEVFKRMGTLYSEMSFHERSLDYFIDLLHKDQLDETVQVEPLTKAIKYYQQLYSVHLSDHTEDCTVQLADHIKFTQNVLDCMGVEVARLRAFLAAGQESSGLAVLLKDLDTSCSDVKQFCKKIRRRMPGTDVVGVPAALNFGPQVSESLTECRRQQTRVVAVLQEVAAAGAQMIAPLAEQEGLNALKLEDIACKAVEQVYGSHGLNGPECLRQSCGSVITTMNKMATAMQEGEYDADKPQGKTPPVETRASTVRAEMTDAEGLGVKLEDRETVIKEVKKSLKIKGEELSEANVRLSLLEKKLDTSTKDADERVEKIQTKLDENLALLKKKEKEFEETMDALQADIDQLEAEKAELKQRISNQSKMTIEGLRAPPASGIASIVQGSAGAGLPPSLGGPVQVVDSPLLRQQVETQRLGIKHLKNENNRLKAEKMRAQLASLPPLCPPRLPQASKESSMPPEGLNTGIYRRTDQLLATLLKLSSEVKVVDITGKTAVSAGAQLMEQTARLQNLSDALDKLKGEVAEHVVSNQFGAKASSDFATFPVSSFVKAKEEKQGGTVFVGRVTIPCTRGQEQVHRLVLSQQQLQKVHCLLMA; encoded by the exons ATGGCTTTAAACAGGCGACATTCTTCTACCCCCCGG CTGACCAGCCCACTGATCAGCAAGATGAGCAGCGCAGGAACGGTGGAGAATGTGAAACCTCCAAAG aTTGGCTCCATAGTGGAGGTGACAGGGAAGGGTCAGCGCGGTACTGTCGCCTATATCGGCGCCACTCTCTTTGCCTCTGGGAAATGGGTGGGTGTCATTCTGGATGACGCCAAAGGCAAGAACGATGGCACCGTGCAGGGGAAACGCTACTTCACCTGTGAGGAAAATCACGGGATATTTGTCAGACAGTCCCAG CTCCAGGTGGTGGAAGACGGCTCCAGCGCCACCTCACCAGACACTCCTGAATCCACCACTTCAAAGATACCCAGACAAAAAG ACATTCCTGAGACTCCCAGAACAACCAAGCAG ACACCTGCGAGCGTTAAGAAG GCGTCTCGCGAGAGCCTTGCGTCCTCTCTGTCTGGTGATGTCAGTGAGGCGGGCCTGTCCTCCCACCAGGGTGCGCTGGTGGCTCCCGTCATGCCACAGCCCGGCGGGTCGGCTGCAGCAGCGGCAGGCCCGGCTACTCCAACCAAG GTGGAACCTGCCGTTTCCAAGCAG GAGGAGGAATCGATGCGAGCTCAGGTCAAGGACCTGGAGGAGAAGCTGGAGACGCTGAAGATGAAGCGAACGGAGGACAAAGCCAAGCTGAAGGAGCTCGAGAAGTACAAGATCCAGCTGGAGCAGCTCCAGGAGTGGAAGAACAAAATGCAGGAGCAGCAGGCCGAGCTGCAGAAACAACTCAAAGAGGCCAAGAAG GACGCCCGCGAGGCACAGGAGGCCAAGGATCACTACATGGAGGAGATGTCCGACACGGCAGACGCCATAGAGATGGCCACGCTGGACAAAGAGATGGCCGAAGAGCGGGCGGAGTCGCTGCAAGTGGAGGTGGACACGATGAAAGAGAAGGTGGAGGAGCTCTCCATGGACCTGGAGATCATTAGACATGAGATTTCGGAGAAAG GCTCAGATGGAGCCGCCTCAAGTTACCATGTCAAACAACTGGAGGAGCAGAATGGCAGACTAAAGGAGGCATTGGTTCG GATGCGCGACCTGTCTACGTCAGAGAAGCAGGAGCACGTGAAGCTGCAGAAGCAGATGGAGAAGAAGAACACTGAGCTGGAGACTCTGAGGACTCAGAAGGAGAAACTGCAGGACGAGGTCAAGCAGGCGGAGGCGACTATCGACGAGCTGAAGGAGCAG GTGGATGCTGCTCTGGGGTCAgaggagatggtggagaccCTGACGGAGAGGAACCTTGATCTGGAGGAGAAAGTCAGAGAGCTGAGAGAAACTGTCACTGATTTG GAGGCCATCAACGAGATGAACGATGAGCTCCAGGAGAACGGCCGGGAGACGGAAATGGAGCTGAGGGAGCAGGTGGACCTGAGCTCAGCAAAGGTCAGAGAGGCTGAAAAAAGGGTGGAGGCCGCCCAGGAGACGGTAGCTGATTACCAGCAGACCATCAGCAAGTACAGAGATCTCACCGCCAGCCTACAG GACGCCAACAGAGAGCTGATCAGCCAGCAGAATGCGAATGCCGAACAAGTTCAGCAACCGCCTGCCGAACTGTTTGACTTCAAGATTAAGTTTGCAGAGACCAAGGCTTATGCCAAG GCCATTGAGATGGAGCTGAGGAAAATGGAAGTGTCCCAGTCAAACAGACAGGTATCCCTCCTCACCGCCTTCATGCCGGACTCCTTCCTCCATCACGGCGGAGATCACGACTGCATCCTGGTCCTTCTGCTCATCCCCAGGCTCATCTGCAAG GCTGAGCTGATCAGTAAACAGGCCCAGGAGAAGTTTGACCTGAATGGGAACGTGGCCCCGGGGACGGGGCTCAGAGGGCCTCCAGGAGAACAGCGCAGCTTCGCCTCAGGACTGGTCTACTCCCTCAGCCTGCTGCAGGCCACTCTGCACAAATATGAACA GGCTCTGAACACCTGCAGCGTGGAGGTTTTTAAGCGCATGGGCACACTCTACTCCGAAATGAGCTTCCACGAGCGCTCTCTGGATTATTTCATCGACCTGCTGCACAAAGATCAGCTAGATGAGACCGTTCAAGTGGAACCTCTGACGAAGGCCATCAAGTACTATCAG CAACTGTACAGCGTCCATCTTTCAGACCACACTGAAGACTGCACAGTGCAGCTGGCTGACCACATTAAG TTTACCCAGAATGTCCTGGACTGCATGGGGGTGGAGGTGGCTCGTCTGCGGGCCTTCCTGGCGGCGGGTCAGGAGAGCTCCGGCCTCGCGGTCCTTCTGAAGGACCTGGACACTTCCTGCTCCGATGTCAAACAGTTCTGCAAGAAGATCCGCCGCCGCATGCCTGGAACAGACGTAGTCGGAGTGCCCGCCGCTCTCAATTTTGGACCACAG GTGTCGGAGTCGCTGACGGAGTGCAGGCGCCAGCAGACCCGCGTGGTGGCGGTGCTGCAGGAGGTGGCTGCAGCCGGAGCTCAGATGATCGCTCCGCTGGCAGAACAGGAAGGGCTCAACGCTCTCAAACTGGAGGATATTGCCTGCAAGGCCGTGGAGCAG GTGTACGGCTCTCACGGCCTGAACGGCCCAGAGTGTCTGCGTCAGTCCTGCGGCTCCGTCATCACCACCATGAACAAGATGGCCACCGCCATGCAGGAAGGAGAGTACGATGCTGACAAACCACAGGGAAAG ACTCCTCCGGTGGAGACGAGAGCATCCACCGTCAGGGCCGAGATGACGGACGCCGAGGGTCTGGGAGTTAAACTGGAAGACAGGGAGACGGTCATCAAGGAGGTCAAGAAGTCCCTCAAGATCAAG GGCGAGGAGCTGAGCGAGGCCAACGTCCGTCTGAGCCTGCTGGAGAAGAAGCTGGACACCTCCACCAAAGACGCGGACGAACGGGTGGAGAAGATTCAGACCAAACTGGACGAGAACCTCGCCCTgctgaagaagaaagaaaa GGAGTTTGAGGAGACGATGGATGCCCTGCAGGCTGATATCGACCAGCTGGAGGCAGAGAAGGCAGAGCTGAAACAACGCATCAGTAACCAATCGAAGATGACCATCGAAGGCCTGAGAGCACCGCCTGCCTCTGGAATTGCCTCAATTGTTCAGGGATCTGCAGGAG CAGGTCTGCCTCCATCCCTGGGGGGACCGGTCCAGGTGGTGGACTCCCCTCTCCTCAGGCAGCAGGTTGAAACCCAGAGACTGGGCATTAAACACCTCAAGAATGAAAACAACAGACTCAAG GCGGAGAAGATGAGAGCCCAGCTGGCCTCCCTGCCTCCACTTTGCCCTCCCAGACTACCGCAAGCGTCCAAAGAAAGCTCCATGCCACCAGAGGGACTAAACACGGGCATCTATCGCAGGACCGACCAACTGCTGGCGACCCTGCTCAAgctgagttcagaggtcaaagtGGTGGACATCACTGGGAAGACAGCAG TCAGCGCCGGCGCCCAGCTGATGGAGCAGACGGCTCGACTGCAGAACCTCAGCGACGCTCTGGACAAACTCAAG GGAGAAGTAGCTGAACACGTAGTCTCTAATCAGTTCGGAGCTAAGGCTTCCTCTGACTTCGCCACCTTCCCCGTCTCCTCTTTTGTCAAG GCTAAGGAAGAGAAGCAGGGAGGAACAGTGTTTGTAGGACGCGTCACCATCCCGTGCACCCGTGGCCAGGAACAAGTCCACCGCCTCGTCCTgtcgcagcagcagctgcagaaagTGCACTGCCTCCTCATGGCCTAA